The following proteins are encoded in a genomic region of Helicobacter macacae MIT 99-5501:
- a CDS encoding AMP-binding protein, with product MFKHFSEKIIFSDSKGDSKGDSKRDKSTKNLQDLRLDSSKIASILLASPLTSRFSKIGIFLDDTYEFIAALFGTILAHKEPYLLNSPSKAQNDMLLLDSKFLNSELFSQNLVDKNPPSKNLGGGGGGNQKLSQSLSQKPFDSGTQSEIPPKIPLDKARFFIQTSGSSGEPKFIAKNIYQMLCEARFLAEFFHLNDYTKTQSKDDMPTFIGAIPHRHLFGLTFKVFLPLVCGGVVLKEQFLYHHFLINALDTHKNVILLASPTALDIVLKDDISKIPSPKVIFCAGSPLDSRSRAGLEKRFGDDLKHFVEIYGSSETGIIGYQAQKYTPKSSTQSTFHAFPPVKLKLDSSSRLVISSAWLDSFESENAEFISNDCAKIHSDGTFTLLGRYDRIIKLNETRISLDFVESSLKSSNLIENVRVGKLDGQNRLSAIIVLSDEGKKVFRLSGKKGIKSAIKSSLQSNAHLMSALRYFHIRSYLPYNEQGKITLKAFKDCVNAKITPTFCLISQNISSNEVKTCTLEAYIDEGCFYFDGHFADFPLVPGFVELGFALDCASEYLDTTLESISKIQSVKFSSFLRPCDNARLELERSQNRLVFTLYANDKICSSGKIELKESKQ from the coding sequence ATGTTTAAGCACTTTAGTGAAAAAATCATTTTTAGCGATTCTAAAGGAGATTCTAAAGGAGATTCTAAACGCGACAAATCCACTAAAAATTTGCAAGATTTGCGCTTAGATTCTAGCAAAATCGCTTCTATACTGCTTGCTTCCCCGCTTACTTCTAGATTTTCAAAAATAGGCATCTTTTTAGATGATACTTATGAATTTATAGCCGCACTTTTTGGCACTATTTTAGCCCACAAAGAGCCTTATTTGCTAAACTCCCCAAGCAAAGCGCAAAATGATATGCTCCTACTAGATAGCAAGTTTTTAAATAGCGAGCTTTTTAGTCAAAATCTAGTTGATAAAAATCCACCTAGCAAAAATCTAGGAGGGGGGGGGGGTGGCAACCAAAAGCTAAGTCAAAGCCTATCACAAAAGCCATTTGATAGTGGCACACAAAGCGAAATCCCACCCAAAATCCCTTTAGATAAAGCGCGATTTTTTATCCAAACTTCAGGCAGTAGCGGAGAGCCAAAATTTATCGCCAAAAATATCTACCAAATGCTTTGTGAAGCGAGGTTTTTGGCAGAATTTTTCCACCTAAATGATTACACAAAAACACAAAGCAAAGATGATATGCCGACTTTTATCGGGGCGATTCCACATAGGCACTTATTTGGGCTTACTTTTAAGGTGTTTTTGCCCCTTGTGTGCGGTGGAGTAGTGCTAAAAGAGCAGTTTTTGTATCATCACTTTTTGATAAACGCGCTAGATACACACAAAAATGTGATTTTGCTTGCCTCGCCCACCGCACTAGACATTGTGCTAAAAGACGACATAAGCAAAATCCCCTCGCCAAAGGTGATATTTTGCGCTGGCTCGCCACTAGATAGTCGCTCACGAGCTGGGCTAGAGAAGCGATTTGGAGATGATTTGAAGCACTTTGTAGAGATATATGGCAGTAGCGAAACAGGCATAATAGGCTATCAAGCACAAAAATACACCCCAAAATCTAGCACACAAAGCACATTTCACGCCTTTCCACCCGTGAAGCTAAAGCTAGATTCTAGCTCTAGGCTTGTGATTTCTAGTGCGTGGCTTGATAGTTTTGAAAGCGAAAATGCAGAATTTATCAGCAATGATTGCGCAAAAATCCATAGTGATGGCACATTCACACTTTTGGGGCGATATGATAGGATTATCAAACTAAATGAAACCCGCATAAGCCTTGACTTTGTAGAATCTAGCCTAAAAAGCTCCAATCTCATAGAAAATGTCCGTGTAGGCAAGCTAGATGGGCAAAACCGCTTAAGCGCGATAATAGTGCTAAGCGATGAGGGAAAGAAAGTGTTTAGGCTTTCTGGCAAAAAAGGCATAAAATCCGCTATCAAATCATCACTGCAATCTAATGCCCATCTTATGAGTGCATTACGGTATTTTCATATCCGCTCTTATTTGCCCTACAATGAGCAAGGCAAAATCACACTAAAAGCATTCAAAGATTGCGTTAATGCAAAGATTACCCCCACATTTTGTCTAATAAGCCAAAATATTTCAAGCAATGAAGTCAAAACCTGCACGCTTGAAGCATACATTGATGAGGGGTGTTTTTATTTCGATGGACATTTTGCTGATTTTCCTCTTGTCCCGGGATTTGTAGAGCTAGGATTTGCACTTGATTGCGCTAGTGAATATTTGGACACTACACTAGAGTCTATCAGCAAAATCCAAAGTGTGAAGTTTTCTAGCTTTTTGCGCCCTTGTGATAATGCTAGGCTAGAGCTAGAGAGAAGTCAAAATCGGCTTGTTTTCACACTCTATGCAAATGACAAAATCTGCTCTAGTGGCAAAATAGAGCTGAAAGAAAGCAAGCAATAA
- a CDS encoding acyl-CoA thioesterase, with protein sequence MAHITKKYDFIAEFFDIDSMGVMWHGNYVRYMEAARCRFLDEVGFSYLKMKEAGFALPVVKLDCKYIAPIEFNKRFCIEVELLEFECFFRLGYRFVDISGARLCQAHTSQVAILLESKETCLYLPSEFRESLSAFINHAK encoded by the coding sequence ATGGCACACATAACCAAAAAATACGACTTCATTGCGGAGTTTTTTGATATAGATTCTATGGGTGTTATGTGGCACGGAAACTATGTGCGATATATGGAAGCAGCAAGGTGCAGGTTTTTAGATGAAGTTGGGTTTAGCTACCTAAAGATGAAAGAAGCAGGATTTGCCCTGCCCGTAGTCAAGCTAGATTGCAAATATATCGCACCCATAGAGTTTAACAAACGATTTTGCATAGAAGTAGAACTACTAGAATTTGAATGCTTTTTTAGGCTTGGGTATAGGTTTGTAGATATAAGTGGTGCTAGGCTATGCCAAGCGCACACTTCCCAAGTGGCGATTTTGCTAGAATCAAAAGAGACTTGCCTATATCTACCAAGTGAATTTAGAGAATCTCTAAGTGCTTTTATAAACCACGCCAAATAG